The Myxococcota bacterium genome segment GCGGGCGCGTGCCGCCCCAGGGCGTGGGGCCGCCCCAGGTGCCGAGCGCGCGGTTCCCCGCCGCTGCGGCCGACGCGGGCTTCCCGGCCTCGCTCTCGGCCTCGGCCGCGGGCTTCTCCGCACCCAGGTGCTCGGCGGAGACCTCGGGCGTGGCGGCGCTCGGCATGCCGAAGCGGAAGTTGCGGTGACCGATCACGCGCGCGCCCGACTCGCGCACGAAGCGCGTGGCGCCGCCGAAGTGATCGGGGTGCGAGTGAGTCACGACCACGGTGTGCACGTGCTTGAGCCGGATGCCGGCCTGCTTCAGCCGGTCCTGCAACGCGCGCCAGCTGGTGGTGCCCGGCAGGCCCGGATCGACCAGGGCCGCGCCCTCGCCGTCGACCAGCGCATAACAGTTCACGTGGCCCAGGCCCGGCATCTGGATCGGGAGCTGCATGCGCAGCACGTCCGGCGCGACCTCGGTGACCTCGGTCCGCGCTTCTTCCTGCTCCTGTCGCTTGCCCATGCTTCGATCCTAACGAACGGCCGGAACGGGGCTACTTCAACGCCTCGTAGACCTCGGCGATCAGCCGGAAGCCGCGAGCGTCGCCGCCCAGGCCCATCTGCATCTGGTTCATCACGTAGGCGAAGCCGAGCCGCGCGTCGGGGTCGGCGAAGCCGATCGAGCCGCCCGCCCCGGGGTGGCCGAACGATCGGGGGTTGGGGCCGAACGGGATGAGCGGCTGGGTCATCATGAAGCCCAGCCCGAAGCGGGTCGGGAGCGGCGAGAGCACCTCGTCCTGGCCGACCGAGTTCTCGGTGTTCGCGCGCGCGACCTGCGCCGGCGAGAGCACGTGCACGCCGTCGAGCCGGCCGTCGCTCGCGAGCGCGCCGTACAGCCGCGCGAGCCCGCGCGCCGTGCCGTGGCCGTTGCCGGCCGGGATCTCGACCGCGCGCCAGGCGCGCGTGTTGACCGTGCCCGGAGTGAGTGGCGGGTTGGCGAACACGCGGCCCACGAGTGACTCGGGGTTCTGGGCGGCCGCGTGGAACGGATTGGGCACGCCCGGCGGAGAGGGCGGCGCGGGGATGATCTCGGCGATGCGCGCGTCGAGCTCGGGCCCGCTGCCGATGTGGAAGTCCAGCCCCAGCGGCCGCGCCAGCTCCTCGCGGAAGTAGCTGCCGACGCTGCGTCCGTCGACGCGGCGGATCACCTCGCCGACCAGGTAGCCGTAGGTGAGCGCATGGTAGCCGTGGCGCGCGCCGGGCTCCCAGAACGGCGCCTCGGCGGCGAGTGACTCGGTCATGTACTTCCAGTCGTACAGGCCCCCGGGCGGGATCTGCTTGCGCAGCGCCGGCACGCCCGCGCGGTGACAGAGCAGCCAGCGCACGGGAATGGCACCCTTGCCCTGCTGCGCGAACTCGGGCCAGTAGCTCGCGACCGGCGCGTCGAGATCGAGCTTGCCCGCTTCGACCAGCCGGTGCGCGCAGATGGCAGTCACGCCCTTGGTCGTGGAGTACACGTTGGCCAGCGTGTCTCGCTGCCAGGGCAGCGTGCGCGCGGCGTCGCGGTGGCCGCCCCAGAGATCGACCACGAGCTGGCCGTCGATCGCCACCGCGACCGAGGCGCCCACCTCGCCGTTCGCGAAGCTCTCCGCGAACGCCTCGCGCAGGCGCGCGAAGCGCGCCTGGCACTCTCCCCCTACGCTGACCGTTGACGCCATGAGTCCTCCTGCCGACGCGGGCGCGGGCATTCTACACGGGCGCCGCAGCCCCCTTCCGGCAGTGCAGCGGGCGGCTTCCGGTCGGCCGGCCCGCGCGGCGCGTTCCGGCTTCCCGAGCGGGCACCCGCCTTGCTATGAAGGCCAAGAGGTGCCCCTGGTGCAGACGATCGAGAGCCCCGAATTCATGGACGAGGTGGTCCCGGTGAAGCCCGGCGGCACCCTGTTCGTGCGCTCCGAGCGCGGCAGCGTCGACGTGCGCTCCCACGACGCCGAGGAGGTGCGCGTGGAGGCCGAGGCGCGCGGCCGGCGCGCGGAGCGCGTGATCTTCGCGCTCGACGTCGACGGCGACGACGTGCGCTTCGCCGTGCGCAGCGAGGGCTGGCTGCTCGGGCTGTTCGGCCTGCTCGACGTGCGCGTGCGCATCTGGGTGCCCAAGCGCTACGCGGTCGCCATGCGCGCGAGCGGCGGTCACGCGCGCATCGACGGAGTCACGGGCGACGTCGACCTGCAGGCCAGCGGCGGCGACGTGACACTGTCCGGTGTCGTCGGCCACGTCGACCTGCAGAGCTCGGGCGGCTCGGTCGACGTGGAGAACGTGGACGGCGACGTGCGCGTGCGCAGCTCGGGCGGAAACACCGAGATGCGCGACGTGTACGGCGACGTGAGCCTGCGCTCCTCGGGCGGCGACCTCTTGATCGACGGCGTCGACGGCGCGGTGCACGCGCGCTCGTCCGGCGGCTCGACCTCGATCGTGTTCCTCGGCGACCCCGAAGGCGACATCT includes the following:
- a CDS encoding serine hydrolase domain-containing protein, which translates into the protein MASTVSVGGECQARFARLREAFAESFANGEVGASVAVAIDGQLVVDLWGGHRDAARTLPWQRDTLANVYSTTKGVTAICAHRLVEAGKLDLDAPVASYWPEFAQQGKGAIPVRWLLCHRAGVPALRKQIPPGGLYDWKYMTESLAAEAPFWEPGARHGYHALTYGYLVGEVIRRVDGRSVGSYFREELARPLGLDFHIGSGPELDARIAEIIPAPPSPPGVPNPFHAAAQNPESLVGRVFANPPLTPGTVNTRAWRAVEIPAGNGHGTARGLARLYGALASDGRLDGVHVLSPAQVARANTENSVGQDEVLSPLPTRFGLGFMMTQPLIPFGPNPRSFGHPGAGGSIGFADPDARLGFAYVMNQMQMGLGGDARGFRLIAEVYEALK
- a CDS encoding DUF4097 family beta strand repeat-containing protein; this encodes MPLVQTIESPEFMDEVVPVKPGGTLFVRSERGSVDVRSHDAEEVRVEAEARGRRAERVIFALDVDGDDVRFAVRSEGWLLGLFGLLDVRVRIWVPKRYAVAMRASGGHARIDGVTGDVDLQASGGDVTLSGVVGHVDLQSSGGSVDVENVDGDVRVRSSGGNTEMRDVYGDVSLRSSGGDLLIDGVDGAVHARSSGGSTSIVFLGDPEGDISSSGGAIEVQVREEACFVLDAKSHGGKIHLDLELDDERKADSHRVSGSRGARKGPRLKLRSSGGGIRVGLL